One window of Desulfovibrio subterraneus genomic DNA carries:
- a CDS encoding PAS domain-containing protein, with protein MTFKELRARQDVPVIVVDGEGMVLEINEAFSETYGWSVSDLVGKMLSRIIPSQLRDAHHMGFARHQMTGARTVLGMAVDLSILLPDGCEVVAIHYIVDGEEDGHKCYAATIVPRAEG; from the coding sequence ATGACCTTTAAGGAGTTACGAGCCCGTCAGGATGTGCCTGTCATAGTGGTGGATGGTGAAGGTATGGTTCTGGAGATCAATGAAGCTTTCAGTGAAACCTACGGGTGGTCCGTATCGGACCTTGTGGGAAAAATGCTTTCACGAATAATACCCTCGCAGTTGCGTGATGCCCACCACATGGGCTTTGCCAGACACCAAATGACCGGAGCCAGAACGGTTCTCGGAATGGCAGTGGACTTGTCCATACTGCTTCCGGACGGGTGCGAAGTGGTAGCCATTCACTATATTGTGGATGGTGAAGAAGATGGGCACAAATGTTATGCCGCCACTATCGTTCCGAGAGCTGAGGGGTAG